In a single window of the Penaeus monodon isolate SGIC_2016 chromosome 3, NSTDA_Pmon_1, whole genome shotgun sequence genome:
- the LOC119592993 gene encoding uncharacterized protein LOC119592993 isoform X4, which produces MVSWRVCGWCSGGRGRRQQYRYEVVYRRDDSLYSGPDYLESLPGGRASLSPAPRHPHHAHYHLHHAHPQPRHYPPPRRQRPSPPRLHPVPADAFARQNRVNHILTAFNHRQPPRRPHSAYRGPWLSSGDLGAPVAPRTGILPQWRSAPLLPPNYRDPSVSSRDLSRDTSRDISLASSSAHSTKPLLPHPHAHRPPPLITTAATPSPSKPPHSPRTPLSPGPPGYSEAFTFSPLHQLAAGEFGVACLPPATSPPHPASSRSNRTWSLTRDLRQYLNTRFQKGSVDHELQNTIRDNVYLRTVPVTTRSPRQGEVNGVDYTFLSKEEFRALQRSGNLLESGVFEGHEYGTPVPSPISSALQQRHTAERITRHRLRYRMPSVTSHNSSETFPSPVMERRRLPPLLTPWMGMRRGRAALPSDDAPPSEPQSEPGLDPDAHTEPLDGNNLLRSFSLPMKQPRAGKYGSDKIKTLPGRLLKGVQRPSLRELNRTFSANEIKEYFIRNGSQRYRMGENELRGQAYMSSKHETSLPINHSTGTFTRRASSRDKNSPMRKSKSLASFSVDPDYKSMPISYLIAQTLLTQPKQKTRRRTLSDESITEESDLESLFGGSEDGDTIVGSDSNTDSTSDDSDTLSIHSEVLTNVHRVYDRKPQATSVDHIYWIPNVKSISADNLSLLSNEESVDPVVVPNIHRVYDRKPQTTPVDHEESVDPVDAIPIFPSRQNIDQNTPSFYTTVVRSNPNPPAPESTSTEVCLTLGSCFPEFHHDVLSYDEEVNNIIGINQEETLSDTSDSAFLSTPQALSVSPDGTAMETASYTDSDISSVNLDDFMYDSGFEKQSDRCGSSSSGSVNIYRVNHSIQDTETSKYVMIYDSSDIKITSVEKPPLPPRSSSLKKYLEINTVNKEELLERQNEAKKRITENIVSKEHKAVVEKNIGQKNPSNQKSVCGPSAMDVQCPAKGANVSPVTDGCSTEMESDSFSAYENSGEDLIDHPKINGFIKHGRTSLKSSSKQIHEHPQNKCGLIPKSNRDTYIRLVNSLENLYVKKAGNKKWIKESEVLDFTLDVNSSSDKVDNPQSSDVKSGLQQNNSVIASKYDGNEFTRVGNNPNSSEVRVADSRKDSISSSTSSARSNEYLKPMNDLSMCSALSQEEANSNDKQKNCKSLPIKTPRVSKSRHFAAANNFPHIDAQGVLELKGVGRVYSNIKEDKSPNFNIKGRKGAHCVPAPPPQRTLFISRNAPTRFSVVKTPHERQRRAIQQQGNRLRNSIRSSLKSAMESRLSDEDKRSPIVDRRDSPENERKFINRLLWQTENRNEWCRSLGADHRFWSSGESCYNAQSGNHYGTPKPPSLPPDHLSRGPAGAAVLPGAHPSSEGKRRRNRSNVEAMAANTTSTEPPPDSPKHPYPPGTHYSPPGMHQGMVAEEGGMQLQPPDSPTSGELGPLPSNWEKAYTENGEPYYIDHVAGTSSWLDPRLARVQKRNAEECGEDELPFGWERIDDPQYGTYYIDHVNRKTQYENPVVMAKKQPMEQGGGNSPAEGGNNTFPRQKKTANEGNSVGAPNTSDGPQPPPGSGPKRANSECDLKSSHTGLMLYLPCLPCLASEGKDSKLQVQAQQTYIRVHNRMDKNSLPRPRSLSPNHKHPDSSQKHSNLNFRQNLTISGPMDPIHIASGTPHKANNLSQSPQVSKPNNLAISPNNFYPPDQISSASKQSNASRNQKPTLSHGIRNQEVKNPTFNQTIVPNFAKPHFPNYQNLAPKSLRLRIPQASSSPKGPMPMFSSPYNSLRYNYSTGSSPLQYSPSHNVRGSPPQFPTPAPYPLTRFLSSPLPSTQDLAYPVIHHQRSYSSYYPYSVLTPSASPLYRPSEDPIVSAVSLRRKDHSGQGIIFTRNPAELQGEFIRTSLVKSSRGLGFTIVGGDDNEEEFLQIKSVVPNGPAWQDGKLRTGDVLVYVGDTCVLGYTHADVVNMFQNIDPGRTVYLEVCRGYPLPFDPNDPNTEIVTTVAVTTADARSSKSGFCEGYERSRNNSSESMNTAKSMPDLSNPERVQEVPRPGSADLLSSENFDHTPDILDFYPSALSKPEYLTIPIVKGTNGFGFTIADSAYGQKVKKILDRVRCKNLIEGDILVDINNINVKGMSHTEVVQVLKDCAQGQEAVIMVQRGGLNSPTKSRGIRKDQTSPKKSGVASGLFRSKTPTADMYSSQPKEVIPNRPKTPLVDTRNRPKTPNVMSSVDISNTVDGNRQLEGNMDYRPPYTPTSVHAPYPGAFSYTGGQGDSQYDSKVNTMSAQMGQVSLEQNNYENYIGEMNRNAGQDSQGDGQVPPQNSYYYHNDLYAQDGYYQQQADHYEYDMKRTNAKTPTKEYVNQGYPHYLHYNNNLSNTSNLINNNHNTSMEQNSGYDYMQYSKDGYDLPRQDSGYSSQAQIPPARNPYPPFHGQNNSAGYNNSDGFNNQADSLGRRKESTSFEYEHPAPVSMPRFPDGRYSVNPRGPPVGSNDSLGYMEFTVTLKRQETGFGFRIVGGTEEGSQVSIGHIVPGGAADQDRSICTGDEIVGVDGEMVLGASHHRVVQLMSAAATHGRVTLTLRRRTQNPSELHNRSLEMQFPYDIQVTRRENEGFGFVIISSVTKSGSTIGRIIEGSPAERCGRLHVGDRILAVNGVDIKTLHHGHIVNLIKESGYSVTLTIGPPRDDASSTTSNSQRSSQGSMILAQATPVSTPQVSGAPAQTSTQAESDAGDDGEYYSVELQRGTRGFGFSIRGGREFHNMPLFVLRIAENGPAAEDGKLKVGDQLMEINGMSTKDMTHADAIELIKQCGNSVSLMVKRGGKLPQHLDTLNPNALGSPVGPPPPGTNIRSTATLPHPSPGSYPLPPGLPAPPGPPGPPYSSHGGYHPPPNATNSYPPAYLHNGAVRGPQPLHSSPATQYPPPLTPNGPLSQSSPRVMAAENYYWNRVSDHRPI; this is translated from the exons GGTCCCTGACTCGTGATCTGCGGCAGTACCTGAACACACGTTTCCAAAAGGGTAGCGTGGACCATGAGCTGCAGAACACCATCCGCGACAACGTGTACCTGCGTACTGTTCCAGTGACCACCCGGTCTCCACGACAGGGGGAGGTCAACGGAGTCGACTACACTTTTCTCTCGAAGGAAGAATTTCGTGCCCTGCAGAGATCCGGGAATCTGCTGGAGTCTGGCGTCTTTGAGG GACATGAATATGGGACACCAGTACCATCCCCCATATCATCCGCCCTGCAGCAGCGTCACACTGCAGAGCGCATAACACGGCATAGGTTGCGCTACAGGATGCCATCGGTCACATCACATAACTCCTCTGAAACATTTCCAAGCCCTGTTATGGAACGAAGACGCCTTCCTCCGCTCCTTACTCCCTGGATGGGCATGCGAAGGGGAAGAGCTGCATTGCCCAGTGATGATGCCCCCCCTAGTGAGCCCCAAAGTGAACCAGGGTTAGATCCAGATGCACATACAGAGCCTTTGGATGGCAACAACCTCTTGCGTTCTTTTTCTCTGCCCATGAAACAACCAAGAGCAGGAAAGTATGGCTCAGACAAGATCAAAACTCTTCCAGGAAGATTGTTGAAGGGTGTTCAGCGCCCTTCACTTAGAGAACTAAATCGAACTTTTAGTGCCAATGAAATTAAGGAATACTTTATTAGGAATGGAAGCCAACGCTATCGTATGGGTGAAAATGAATTACGTGGCCAAGCTTACATGTCCAGCAAGCATGAAACATCATTGCCAATTAATCATTCCACAGGTACCTTTACTCGTAGGGCATCTAGTCGTGATAAAAATTCTCCTATGCGTAAAAGTAAAAGCTTAGCATCCTTTTCAGTAGATCCAGATTACAAATCTATGCCAATTAGTTATCTCATAGCTCAGACTCTCCTTACTCAGCCTAAGCAGAAAACCAGGAGAAGAACGCTGTCAGATGAGTCTATAACAGAAGAATCAGACCTTGAGTCTCTCTTTGGTGGCAGTGAAGATGGTGATACTATTGTTGGTAGTGACAGTAATACTGATAGCACATCTGATGACAGTGATACATTATCTATTCACAGTGAAGTCCTTACAAATGTTCACAGAGTTTATGATAGAAAACCACAAGCAACATCTGTAGACCATATTTACTGGATTCCTAATGTAAAAAGTATATCTGCTGATAATCTTTCTCTGCTATCAAATGAGGAGTCAGTAGACCCAGTTGTGGTTCCAAATATTCACAGAGTTTATGATagaaaaccacaaacaacacctgTAGATCATGAGGAGTCAGTAGACCCAGTAGATGCAATCCCTATTTTTCCTAGTAGACAAAATATTGACCAGAACACACCGTCCTTTTACACCACTGTAGTAAGAAGCAATCCTAATCCACCTGCACCAGAAAGCACTTCTACTGAAGTCTGTTTAACATTAGGCAGTTGCTTCCCTGAATTTCATCATGACGTCCTCAGTTATGATGAAGAGGTAAATAACATAATTGGTATTAATCAGGAGGAGACTTTGTCAGACACCAGTGATTCAGCCTTCCTTTCCACACCCCAGGCATTATCAGTGTCTCCAGATGGCACTGCAATGGAGACTGCATCATATACAGATAGTGACATTTCTAGTGTTAATTTGGATGATTTCATGTATGACTCTGGTTTTGAAAAGCAGTCTGATCGGTGTGGGAGTTCATCTTCTGGTAGTGTAAATATTTATAGAGTTAATCATAGCATTCAGGACACAGAAACTAGCAAGtatgttatgatatatgattCTTCAGACATCAAAATCACAAGTGTAGAGAAGCCACCACTACCACCTAGAAGTTCTTCACTAAAAAAGTATTTGGAAATTAACACTGTTAATAAAGAGGAATTATTGGAAAGACAGAATGAGGCTAAAAAAAGGATTACAGAAAATATAGTATCAAAAGAGCACAAAGCtgttgtagaaaaaaatattggacaAAAGAATCCATCTAACCAAAAGTCTGTCTGTGGTCCCTCTGCAATGGATGTTCAGTGTCCTGCCAAAGGAGCAAATGTCAGCCCAGTTACAGATGGATGTTCAACTGAAATGGAATCAGATAGTTTTTCAGCATATGAAAATTCAGGAGAAGATTTGATTGATCATCCAAAAATCAATGGTTTCATAAAACATGGAAGGACTTCACTAAAATCAAGCAGTAAACAGATTCATGAACATCCACAAAATAAATGTGGGCTTATTCCAAAATCTAACCGGGATACTTATATCAGACTTGTAAATAGCCTCGAGAACTTGTATGTTAAGAAGGCTGGAAATAAGAAATGGATCAAGGAGTCTGAGGTGTTAGACTTTACTTTGGATGTAAATTCAAGTTCTGATAAGGTAGATAATCCACAGAGTTCAGATGTGAAAAGTGGGCTTCAACAAAATAACAGTGTGATTGCTTCCAAATATGATGGGAATGAGTTTACCAGAGTTGGGAATAATCCAAATAGTTCAGAAGTTAGAGTTGCTGATAGTAGAAAGGACTCCATCTCATCCTCAACCTCATCTGCTAGGTCAAATGAATATCTTAAACCTATGAATGATCTATCTATGTGTTCAGCATTATCACAGGAGGAAGCcaatagtaatgacaaacaaaaaaattgtaaGTCACTACCAATCAAAACTCCAAGAGTATCAAAATCAAGACATTTTGCAGCTGCCAATAATTTTCCACACATTGATGCCCAAGGAGTTTTGGAATTAAAAGGGGTTGGCAGAGTATATTCTAATATAAAAGAGGATAAAAGTCCAAACTTTAATatcaagggaagaaaaggggcacATTGTGTGCCTGCACCACCACCACAGAGAACTCTTTTCATTAGTAGAAATGCACCCACGAGATTTAGTGTAGTAAAAACACCACATGAGAGACAAAGGCGTGCCATACAGCAACAAGGTAATAGGCTCCGAAATTCCATCAGATCTAGTTTAAAATCAGCAATGGAAAGTAGACTGTCAGATGAAGATAAACGTTCCCCAATTGTTGACAGAAGAGACAGtccagaaaatgaaagaaagtttATTAATAGACTGTTATGGCAAACTGAAAACAGAAATGAATGGTGCAGGTCTCTTGGTGCAGATCATAGATTTTGGTCATCAGGGGAGTCTTGTTACAATGCACAAtcag GTAACCATTACGGTACTCCAAAACCCCCATCATTACCTCCGGACCACCTGTCTCGGGGCCCTGCAGGTGCAGCAGTCTTACCTGGAGCTCACCCAAGCTCAGAAGGTAAACGACGACGCAACCGCTCCAATGTAGAAGCCATGGCTGCCAACACCACCAGCACAGAGCCTCCACCTGACTCACCCAAGCATCCTTATCCGCCGGGAACACATTACAGCCCTCCTGGCATGCACCAGGGGATGGTGGCAGAAGAGGGAGGCATGCAACTACAGCCTCCAGACTCTCCAACATCAGGAGAACTTGGTCCACTTCCTTCCAACTGGGAAAAAGCATATACTGAAAATGGGGAGCCATATTATATAGA TCATGTGGCTGGAACATCTTCCTGGTTGGATCCCAGATTAGCTCGTGTTCAAAAAAGAAATGCAGAAGAATGTGGGGAGGATGAGTTGCCATTTGGGTGGGAGAGAATAGATGATCCTCAGTATGGTACATACTACATTGACCATGTAAACAGAAAAACACAGTATGAAAATCCTGTTGTCATGGCAAAGAAGCAGCCCATGGAGCAAG GAGGTGGAAACAGTCCAGCAGAAGGTGGGAACAACACTTTCCCTCGCCAAAAGAAAACTGCAAATGAGGGCAATAGTGTAGGAGCCCCAAACACATCTGATGGCCCTCAGCCTCCTCCTGGTAGTGGCCCTAAACGTGCAAACAGTGAGTGCGATCTAAAGTCCTCCCACACAG GGCTCATGCTGTACCTGCCCTGTTTACCGTGCTTGGCATCAGAAGGCAAAGACTCTAAGCTGCAGGTGCAAGCGCAGCAAACGTATATTCGGGTTCACAACCGTATGGACAAGaactccctccctcgtcctcgctctctctctcccaatcacaAGCATCCAGATAGTTCTCAGAAACATTCAAACTTAAATTTTCGACAAAATTTAACTATTTCTGGCCCTATGGATCCTATACATATAGCTAGTGGAACACCTCATAAGGCAAACAATCTCTCACAAAGTCCTCAGGTTTCAAAGCCAAACAACTTAGCCATTTCTCCCAATAATTTCTACCCTCCTGACCAAATCAGTTCAGCCAGTAAGCAAAGTAATGCTAGTAGAAACCAAAAACCAACACTAAGTCATGGAATTCGGAATCAAGAGGTGAAGAATCCAACCTTCAATCAAACCATTGTCCCAAATTTTGCCAAGCCCCACTTTCCCAATTACCAAAATCTTGCTCCCAAATCGCTTCGCCTCCGAATACCTCAAGCCTCATCGTCTCCCAAAGGACCAATGCCAATGTTCAGTAGTCCTTACAATAGCCTCAGGTATAACTATAGCACAGGCTCCAGTCCTCTGCAGTACAGCCCGAGCCACAATGTAAGAGGTAGCCCTCCCCAATTCCCTACCCCAGCACCATACCCTCTCACTAGGTTCTTGTCATCACCACTACCAAGCACCCAGGATTTAGCATATCCAGTAATCCATCACCAAAGATCATACTCTAGCTATTACCCATACTCTGTCCTtactccctccgcctcccccctgtACCGTCCATCGGAGGACCCTATAGTATCGGCAGTCAGCTTAAGAAGGAAAG ACCATTCAGGCCAAGGTATAATATTCACCCGTAACCCAGCAGAGCTGCAGGGTGAATTTATCCGCACCAGCTTGGTAAAGTCATCACGAGGGTTGGGCTTCACGATCGTTGGTGGTGATGACAATGAAGAAGAGTTCCTGCAGATCAAAAGTGTAGTCCCAAATGGCCCAGCATGGCAAGATGGAAAATTGCGCACAG GCGATGTTCTGGTCTATGTGGGTGACACCTGTGTTTTAGGTTATACCCATGCTGACGTTGTGAACATGTTCCAAAACATAGACCCAGGTCGCACTGTGTACCTAGAGGTCTGTAGAGGTTATCCTTTGCCTTTTGATCCCAATGACCCAAATACTGAAATTGTAACCACTGTAGCTGTTACGACTGCTG ATGCAAGATCATCGAAGTCTGGCTTTTGTGAAGGCTATGAACGATCGAGAAACAATTCGAGCGAGAGTATGAACACAGCGAAGTCAATGCCAGACTTAAGTAATCCTGAACGTGTTCAAGAAGTACCCCGACCAGGGAGTGCTGATCTGCTTAGTTCTGAAAATTTTGATCACACACCTGATATTTTAGACTTTTATCCATCAGCCTTAAGCAAACCTGAATATCTGACTATACCGATTGTAAAAGGTACTAATGGCTTTGGATTTACCATAGCGGACAGTGCATATggacaaaaagtgaaaaagattcTAGATCGTGTTAGGTGTAAAAACTTGATTGAAGGTGATATTTTAGTTgacataaacaatataaatgtGAAAGGAATGAGTCATACAGAAGTGGTGCAAGTCTTGAAAGACTGTGCACAAGGGCAGGAGGCAGTTATCATGGTGCAAAGAGGTGGGCTTAACTCACCAACAAAGTCTCGAGGGATTCGCAAAGATCAAACTAGCCCTAAGAAATCAGGAGTTGCCAGTGGGCTTTTCAGAAGTAAAACTCCAACAGCAGATATGTACAGTTCACAACCCAAGGAAGTGATTCCAAATAGACCTAAGACTCCCCTTGTAGATACTCGAAATCGACCGAAGACCCCAAATGTCATGAGCAGTGTTGATATCAGCAACACAGTTGATGGGAACAGGCAGCTAGAAGGCAACATGGATTACCGACCCCCCTATACACCTACCTCAGTTCATGCACCATACCCAGGTGCATTCTCTTATACTGGGGGACAGGGAGACTCCCAGTATGACTCTAAGGTCAACACCATGTCTGCACAGATGGGACAAGTCAGCCTGGAGCAGAACAACTACGAAAATTACATTGGAGAAATGAATCGTAATGCTGGCCAGGATAGTCAAGGTGATGGCCAGGTTCCCCCACAGAATAGTTATTATTACCACAATGATTTATATGCTCAGGATGGATACTACCAACAGCAGGCTGACCATTATGAGTATGATATGAAGAGAACAAATGCCAAGACACCTACTAAGGAATACGTTAACCAGGGATATCCTCATTATTTACACTACAACAACAACCTTTCCAATACATCAAAccttataaataataatcataatactagcaTGGAACAAAATTCTGGCTATGATTATATGCAATATTCCAAAGATGGCTACGATCTACCCCGACAAGACTCTGGCTATAGTTCACAGGCTCAGATTCCTCCTGCCAGGAATCCTTACCCACCTTTCCACGGCCAGAACAACTCGGCAGGTTATAATAACTCTGATGGCTTCAACAACCAGGCTGACAGtttaggaagaaggaaagagtccACTAGTTTTGAGTATGAGCATCCAGCACCTGTTAGCATGCCtag ATTCCCTGATGGGCGATACAGTGTGAATCCTCGTGGTCCTCCTGTTGGTTCTAACGACAGTCTAGGGTACATGGAGTTTACTGTAACACTCAAGAGACAAGAGACTGGTTTTGGTTTTAGAATTGTAGGAGGAACTGAAGAGGGGTCTCAG GTATCCATTGGCCACATTGTCCCTGGTGGAGCAGCTGACCAAGATCGTAGCATTTGCACTGGTGATGAGATAGTAGGTGTCGATGGTGAAATGGTGCTGGGAGCAAGTCATCATCGTGTTGTTCAGCTCATGTCTGCCGCTGCCACACATGGACGAGTCACTCTTACTTTAAGACGACGTACACAAAACCCCTCTG aaCTTCATAATAGATCATTGGAAATGCAGTTCCCTTATGATATACAAGTcacaagaagagaaaatgaaggctTTGGCTTTGTGATTATATCGTCAGTCACAAAGTCTGGTTCCACTATAG GTCGCATCATAGAAGGAAGCCCAGCAGAGCGTTGTGGTCGCCTTCATGTTGGAGATCGCATATTAGCTGTCAATGGGGTAGACATCAAGACCCTGCACCATGGCCATATTGTCAACCTGATCAAGGAGTCGGGCTATTCAGTCACACTTACCATCGGCCCCCCCAGGG aTGACGCTTCGAGTACCACGTCCAACTCTCAGCGG AGTTCTCAGGGGTCCATGATACTGGCTCAGGCCACGCCAGTGTCGACCCCACAAGTCTCTGGTGCCCCGGCCCAGACCTCAACCCAG GCTGAGAGTGATGCTGGCGATGATGGCGAGTATTACAGCGTAGAGCTCCAGCGTGGAACCAGAGGATTTGGCTTCAGCATTCGTGGCGGCAGAGAATTCCACAATATGCCTTTGTTTGTTTTGAGGATTGCGGAAAATGGACCAGCAGCAGAAGATGGAAAACTCAAG GTTGGTGATCAGTTGATGGAAATCAATGGCATGTCTACGAAGGATATGACACATGCAGATGCCATTGAACTGATAAAGCAATGTGGAAACAGTGTCTCTCTAATGGTGAAGCGTGGTGGGAAACTCCCTCAGCATTTGG ATACCTTAAATCCCAATGCCTTGGGGTCACCTGTGGGTCCCCCACCCCCTGGGACCAACATCCGCTCCACAGcaactctcccccatccctccccaggTTCATATCCCTTACCACCAGGTCTTCCAGCTCCCCCAGGACCACCAGGACCCCCATACTCCTCCCATGGTGGGTATCATCCCCCTCCCAATGCCACAAACAGCTATCCACCAGCCTATCTTCACAATGGTGCTGTGCGCGGCCCACAGCCTCTACACTCTTCCCCAGCCACTCAGTATCCTCCTCCTCTAACCCCAAATGGACCACTCAGCCAGTCATCACCCAGAGTTATGGCTGCAGAAAATTATTACTGGAACCGTGTATCTGACCACAGACCCATATGA